Proteins from a genomic interval of Chitinophagales bacterium:
- the glgP gene encoding alpha-glucan family phosphorylase produces the protein MLGQLQDNRLKLKRIFIESNLPKDLQPLKELAQNLWWSWNQEAIELFEYIAGDQWEAIHYNPVELLQSVGVNQAKKLLADEAFMTKLQKVAAQFTAYMAEKPTENSPKIGYFCMEYGLHTSMRLYSGGLGVLAGDFLKEASDMNVDMSAVGLLYRYGYFQQELSLYGDQADKYPPQKFTQLPVQPVKNDKDEWVKITIELPGRFVFAKVWELNVGRIKLYLLDTDIDENSWEDRSLTHRLYGGDNEHRLKQEILLGIGGVRALKAMNIAPNVYHCNEGHAAFLGLERLQNLIEEHELSFAEAVEVVRSSALFTTHTPVPAGHDYFHEGLLRNYLYHYTKGLNITWEQLMALGKINADDIHELFSMSHLAIRLSQEVNGVSKLHGTVSQKMFNVLYPAFNYEELHVGYVTNSVHYPTWIANEWSELHKKLTNNQLVHDQSNKTHWRTIDEVSSQQIMDIRRKLKRKLLSFIKTKLQADLMRQGNNPRTIFEVLNGINENALIFGFARRFATYKRAHLLFSNLDRLSKIVNNVTQPVLFVFSGKAHPADKGGQALIKHIVEVSKDPRFAGKILFLENYHMESAKLLVQGVDVWLNTPTRPKEASGTSGMKAAMNGVMNFSVLDGWWAEGYRPDAGWALTDKRTYNNQELQNELDAETIYNVLETEIIPTYFHTDEHGISESWVGFIRKIIGEVAPDFTMKRMMDHYFERFYNKLYTRGKLLAANDFEKAKEITAWKQNLRSVWSQLDVVSMDVYDTDNHSLPLGDHFNASITFQLNGMKVTDFDVEIVFFQREDEDNLKLIHQRKLKLTDHKADYATFQCQIEATEAGVYEYGFRIVPQNSLLPHKQDFELVRWL, from the coding sequence ATGTTAGGACAGTTACAAGACAACCGTCTGAAACTCAAGAGAATTTTCATTGAGTCCAACCTCCCAAAAGACTTGCAGCCACTCAAAGAATTGGCGCAGAACCTTTGGTGGTCATGGAATCAAGAGGCAATTGAATTGTTTGAATACATTGCAGGAGATCAGTGGGAAGCCATTCACTACAATCCTGTAGAATTGCTACAAAGTGTTGGTGTGAATCAAGCCAAAAAACTATTGGCAGATGAGGCATTCATGACCAAACTTCAAAAAGTAGCAGCACAGTTTACCGCTTATATGGCAGAAAAGCCAACCGAAAATTCGCCAAAAATCGGTTATTTCTGCATGGAATATGGTCTGCATACTTCCATGCGCTTGTATTCAGGTGGTTTGGGCGTTTTGGCAGGTGACTTTTTGAAGGAAGCCAGCGATATGAATGTAGATATGTCGGCTGTAGGATTGCTCTATCGTTATGGATATTTTCAACAGGAACTTTCGCTATATGGTGATCAAGCAGATAAATATCCACCTCAAAAATTTACCCAACTTCCCGTCCAACCCGTCAAAAATGACAAAGATGAGTGGGTAAAAATCACCATCGAACTCCCTGGAAGATTCGTATTTGCCAAAGTTTGGGAACTCAATGTAGGGCGCATCAAGCTCTATTTGTTGGATACCGACATTGACGAAAATAGCTGGGAAGACCGTAGTTTGACCCATCGTTTGTACGGTGGTGACAACGAACACCGCTTGAAACAAGAAATATTACTGGGCATTGGAGGTGTTAGGGCATTGAAGGCCATGAACATCGCACCCAATGTCTATCACTGCAATGAAGGACACGCCGCATTTTTGGGCTTGGAGCGTTTGCAGAACCTCATCGAGGAACACGAATTGAGTTTTGCAGAAGCGGTAGAAGTTGTGCGTTCTTCGGCTTTGTTTACCACACACACGCCTGTTCCCGCAGGCCATGATTATTTCCACGAAGGTTTGTTGAGAAACTATTTGTACCACTATACAAAAGGGCTGAACATCACATGGGAACAATTGATGGCTTTGGGTAAAATAAATGCTGATGACATTCATGAGTTATTCTCTATGAGCCACTTAGCTATTCGACTTTCGCAAGAAGTCAATGGAGTGAGTAAGCTACATGGTACGGTTTCCCAAAAAATGTTCAATGTATTGTATCCTGCCTTCAACTATGAAGAACTACATGTGGGATATGTAACCAACAGTGTTCACTATCCTACTTGGATTGCTAACGAATGGTCTGAACTGCACAAAAAACTGACCAACAATCAATTGGTTCACGACCAATCCAACAAAACACATTGGAGAACCATTGATGAAGTATCTTCTCAACAAATCATGGACATTCGTCGCAAATTGAAGCGAAAACTCCTCAGTTTTATCAAAACCAAACTTCAAGCGGATTTGATGCGACAAGGCAATAATCCAAGAACTATTTTTGAAGTGCTGAACGGTATCAACGAAAATGCCTTGATATTTGGTTTTGCTCGCCGATTTGCAACCTACAAACGTGCCCACCTTTTGTTCTCCAATTTGGATCGTTTATCCAAAATCGTGAACAATGTGACACAGCCTGTATTGTTCGTCTTTTCGGGTAAAGCTCACCCCGCAGACAAAGGTGGACAAGCACTTATCAAGCACATTGTAGAAGTATCGAAAGACCCAAGATTTGCAGGTAAAATCTTGTTTTTGGAGAATTACCACATGGAATCTGCCAAATTGTTGGTACAAGGAGTAGACGTTTGGTTGAACACACCGACTCGTCCAAAAGAAGCTTCTGGTACAAGTGGCATGAAGGCTGCAATGAATGGGGTAATGAATTTCAGCGTGTTAGACGGTTGGTGGGCAGAAGGCTACCGCCCCGATGCAGGTTGGGCATTGACCGACAAACGTACCTACAACAACCAAGAGTTGCAAAACGAGTTGGATGCTGAAACGATTTACAACGTCCTCGAAACAGAAATCATTCCGACCTATTTCCATACTGATGAGCACGGAATTTCTGAATCTTGGGTAGGTTTTATCCGCAAAATCATCGGAGAAGTTGCTCCAGATTTCACCATGAAACGCATGATGGACCACTATTTTGAGCGGTTCTACAACAAACTTTATACGAGAGGGAAACTGTTGGCAGCCAACGATTTTGAGAAAGCAAAAGAAATCACCGCTTGGAAACAAAACCTTCGCAGTGTTTGGTCACAATTGGATGTTGTGTCTATGGATGTCTATGACACCGACAATCATTCCTTGCCTTTGGGCGATCACTTCAATGCTTCTATCACCTTCCAACTGAATGGAATGAAGGTGACAGATTTTGATGTAGAAATTGTTTTCTTCCAAAGAGAAGACGAAGACAACCTCAAATTGATTCACCAGCGAAAGCTAAAACTGACCGATCACAAAGCCGATTATGCGACTTTCCAATGCCAAATCGAAGCTACGGAAGCGGGTGTCTATGAATATGGATTCCGCATTGTACCACAAAACTCACTCTTGCCTCACAAACAAGATTTTGAGTTGGTTAGGTGGTTGTAA
- the gldC gene encoding gliding motility protein GldC — translation MADSNEDKIVRSTEIKVQIHLNEAKMPVAMDWDASDSPIKGAKPCKAAMVALWDGEAKITQRLDLWTKEMQVDEMSYFFFQTFMTMADTFNRATNNKEASMDIRRFGEEFGRKLGLFDQK, via the coding sequence ATGGCAGATTCAAACGAAGATAAAATAGTCCGTTCAACAGAAATCAAAGTACAAATCCACCTCAACGAAGCCAAAATGCCTGTGGCAATGGATTGGGATGCATCCGATAGTCCTATAAAAGGGGCAAAACCCTGCAAAGCGGCAATGGTCGCACTTTGGGATGGGGAGGCAAAAATCACCCAAAGACTCGACTTGTGGACGAAAGAAATGCAAGTTGATGAAATGAGCTACTTTTTCTTCCAGACCTTTATGACCATGGCAGATACCTTCAACCGAGCTACCAACAACAAAGAGGCAAGCATGGATATTCGCCGATTTGGAGAAGAATTTGGAAGGAAATTGGGTTTATTTGATCAGAAGTAA
- a CDS encoding FAD:protein FMN transferase: MKHPFLLLSFFLVCTFIGCKQSPDPKTERLQNTVQFKGETMGTYYAITYIDAEKQNHQTAIDSVFKAFDFSVSTYNPKSVISSFNQNKTVDTIEVDATFAAVFRRSKEIYQLTEEHFDPTVMPLVNYWGFGADKTKPDLDSMAVDSLQQLVNFKSLNLLEKGQQFFVVRQQKGVQLDFSAIAKGYGVDLVGDFLAAKGLTDYFVEVGGEVVARGKNPRSEWWTVGINKPVENAATTEIEETIQLENQAMATSGNYRRFYEKDGQKFVHTIDPKTGYATPSNLLSASIVAKDCMTADAIATACMVMGYEKAKQFIEAQKGLKALLIYSDGEKMVDTFVE; the protein is encoded by the coding sequence ATGAAACACCCTTTTCTCCTTCTCTCCTTTTTCCTTGTATGCACCTTCATTGGCTGCAAACAATCACCCGACCCCAAAACCGAACGCCTACAAAACACCGTTCAGTTCAAAGGCGAAACAATGGGAACATACTACGCCATCACCTACATAGATGCCGAAAAACAAAACCACCAAACGGCAATTGACTCAGTTTTCAAGGCTTTTGATTTTTCGGTTTCGACCTACAATCCCAAGTCCGTTATATCCTCCTTCAATCAAAACAAAACGGTAGATACCATTGAAGTAGATGCCACTTTTGCAGCCGTTTTTCGGCGTTCCAAAGAAATTTACCAACTCACTGAGGAACATTTCGACCCAACAGTAATGCCTTTGGTCAATTATTGGGGATTTGGAGCGGACAAAACCAAACCCGATTTGGACAGTATGGCGGTTGATTCCTTACAACAGTTGGTTAATTTTAAATCCCTTAACCTACTCGAAAAAGGCCAGCAGTTTTTTGTGGTTCGGCAACAAAAAGGTGTACAACTCGATTTCAGTGCCATTGCGAAAGGCTATGGTGTGGACTTGGTGGGTGATTTTTTGGCAGCAAAAGGTTTGACCGACTATTTTGTGGAAGTAGGAGGTGAAGTGGTCGCAAGGGGTAAAAATCCACGTAGTGAATGGTGGACAGTAGGTATCAACAAACCTGTAGAAAATGCTGCAACAACGGAAATTGAAGAAACCATACAACTCGAAAACCAAGCTATGGCAACTTCGGGCAACTACCGCCGATTTTACGAAAAAGATGGACAAAAATTTGTGCATACCATTGACCCAAAAACAGGCTATGCCACTCCCTCCAATTTGTTGAGTGCCAGCATTGTTGCCAAAGATTGTATGACTGCTGATGCTATCGCAACTGCCTGTATGGTGATGGGCTACGAAAAGGCAAAACAGTTCATTGAAGCACAAAAAGGTTTGAAGGCTTTGTTGATTTACAGCGATGGAGAAAAGATGGTGGATACATTTGTTGAGTAG
- a CDS encoding CHAT domain-containing protein, which translates to MSKTTIFLAFANDWGENNDNYLEALMEEENSISQIFDELRNSNCCNLIREANTTVDKLIGKFQKHRNFINIFYFSGHAGNKMINLEDEIGESHQVSIEAIGELVKNHNSLKLVFLNGCDTKEHAQYLLKNGVSAVIATTKAVKQYDAMEVAVEFYKSIASNSTVKEALSDAKAVMMMRDASFDFSWELYSRSDKDRDYKPFPVNITKITGLRILHLSNLNYTNLNKIQIDKLLSESVKGIEDVDFVCFTGNLVMKYDEELIKHAYNQLRNLCYSVGVDLNNLFIGIGKNEVDLSKTSMITSFIQGLKDEDQINKLLSSSNDFKISCEPTKVITETTQQHFIDNDEVFINKISDLYSIFFRQVGDKSIGFVVINSLWNFDGTNKLIFPSKVLTEINDSIKKCDYKFLLSNVHPSNLHSFDIDFEYNAYSIFDFILMGQIPTKNKPILSNNMVVSVYTTYRQNDDNLSFSLIDFIFFTKDILIKSYSLSIENNEVCDTIEKNASKLQEVEVKNKQVKLFQTLQRRRQEYIKKGNDLFLHKNDKNKEFIELFTNPTLKESKEEIESYNSPENMIRVKDGFNSLFKIDDNFVIFGSDKCGKSSLLVKVAIELLNFNSIFLDNTIPFYLDLESYKKKPHSLDILKLISNYIESNKKSTSDLLKKINLRLLIDNFDPNYKSLTKQVAEFISAYPHCSYIICGDQTTIRKFELFDYGFNHYKKLFFHDVSRTEIRTLIKKTLNKSPETTDNILERIVKVFNQHRIPFNFWTVSVFLWIFDRNTTIGVKNNSELIELYVQELLGRKELAENANSRFSYPMYKKLLSFLAFKLYSDFAHQVYAASYESIFSIVRSFLEKSKRRGSALPEDVLDYIKEKGILKRTEDGLYSFRLNGVFEYFLATQMLYDKNFLKEVIKKNDIYLSYKNELELYSGFEKDEKLNEKFLKKIYKKTKKYCEKFRMNYLQKGSVDDLFKAEFKESNELTTLTSKVDAQNLTPLTYEEKDELIDKLEFKHEDPEEILASDVVIKKKFDSEAKEHEKVETYLFILGRVFRNIEVEENDEKLIDNEIFTFFIDTVCIWGFQLMESFSEIPQEIIESKDRERPKLALHLIRILKGFIPLVIQGFTYDTIGHITLEKIIQEKIAELELDSSNNQMKLFILYFLLIDIDINTHYKNIDALISILKINTLKSATIIKMLSYLMLKAQGNIKLVEYLKNRLRNYQIQINPNVSHNEIDKQLKAIDKTLQVKKEIYK; encoded by the coding sequence ATGAGTAAAACTACTATATTTCTTGCCTTTGCTAATGACTGGGGTGAAAATAATGATAATTACTTAGAAGCATTGATGGAAGAGGAAAATTCCATTTCTCAAATTTTTGATGAATTAAGAAATAGTAACTGCTGTAATTTAATAAGAGAAGCAAATACAACAGTCGATAAACTAATTGGAAAATTTCAAAAACATAGAAATTTTATTAATATATTTTATTTTTCTGGTCACGCAGGTAATAAAATGATTAATTTAGAAGATGAAATAGGTGAATCACATCAAGTATCGATAGAGGCTATTGGGGAATTAGTTAAAAACCATAATAGTTTAAAACTTGTTTTTTTAAATGGCTGTGATACTAAAGAACATGCACAGTATCTTCTTAAAAATGGAGTCAGTGCAGTTATTGCTACAACCAAAGCAGTAAAACAATATGATGCTATGGAAGTAGCAGTAGAATTCTATAAATCTATAGCTTCTAACTCTACAGTTAAGGAAGCGTTGAGCGATGCGAAAGCTGTTATGATGATGAGAGATGCGTCATTTGATTTTAGCTGGGAATTATATTCAAGAAGTGATAAAGATAGAGATTATAAACCTTTTCCTGTAAATATTACGAAAATTACTGGACTTAGAATATTACATTTGTCAAATTTAAATTATACTAATTTAAATAAAATACAAATTGATAAACTGTTATCCGAATCTGTAAAAGGAATCGAAGATGTTGATTTTGTATGTTTCACAGGAAATCTTGTAATGAAATATGATGAAGAGTTAATTAAGCATGCCTATAATCAGTTAAGGAATCTTTGTTATTCTGTTGGTGTAGATTTAAATAATTTATTCATTGGAATTGGTAAAAATGAGGTTGATTTATCAAAAACCTCGATGATTACTTCTTTTATTCAAGGCTTAAAAGATGAGGATCAAATAAATAAATTACTATCAAGTTCTAATGATTTTAAAATTAGTTGTGAACCTACTAAAGTTATTACTGAAACGACACAACAACATTTTATCGATAATGACGAAGTCTTTATCAATAAAATAAGTGATTTATATTCTATTTTTTTTAGACAAGTAGGTGATAAAAGCATTGGATTTGTGGTTATTAATTCCTTATGGAATTTCGATGGTACTAATAAATTAATATTCCCCTCGAAGGTATTAACTGAAATAAACGATAGTATAAAAAAGTGTGATTACAAATTTCTTTTATCAAATGTTCACCCTTCTAACTTGCATTCATTTGATATTGATTTTGAATATAATGCATATTCAATTTTCGACTTTATTTTAATGGGTCAAATCCCCACTAAGAATAAGCCTATACTTTCTAATAATATGGTCGTTTCTGTTTATACAACTTATAGACAAAATGACGATAATTTGTCATTTTCATTAATTGATTTTATTTTTTTTACAAAAGACATACTTATAAAAAGCTATTCTTTATCAATAGAGAATAATGAGGTTTGTGATACAATAGAAAAAAATGCTTCAAAACTTCAAGAAGTAGAAGTAAAAAATAAACAAGTTAAGTTATTTCAAACTTTACAAAGAAGAAGGCAGGAATATATTAAAAAAGGAAATGATTTGTTTCTCCACAAAAATGATAAAAATAAAGAGTTCATAGAGTTATTTACAAACCCTACATTAAAAGAGAGTAAAGAGGAAATTGAATCATATAATAGTCCCGAAAATATGATTCGAGTAAAGGATGGTTTTAATAGCCTTTTCAAAATTGACGATAACTTTGTTATATTCGGGAGTGATAAATGTGGGAAATCTTCTTTACTGGTCAAAGTAGCAATAGAGCTTTTGAATTTTAATTCTATCTTTTTAGATAACACAATACCTTTTTATCTTGATTTAGAATCATATAAAAAGAAACCTCATAGTTTAGATATTCTGAAACTAATATCTAATTACATTGAAAGTAATAAAAAAAGCACATCTGATTTGTTAAAAAAAATTAATCTCCGTCTTCTCATAGATAATTTTGATCCAAATTATAAGTCTTTAACAAAACAAGTGGCAGAATTTATTAGTGCATATCCTCATTGTTCTTATATTATTTGTGGAGATCAAACTACTATTAGAAAATTTGAGCTATTTGATTATGGATTTAATCATTATAAAAAGCTGTTTTTTCATGATGTTTCAAGAACTGAAATAAGAACACTTATTAAAAAAACCTTAAATAAATCACCTGAAACAACCGATAATATCTTGGAGAGGATAGTAAAAGTGTTTAACCAACATAGAATTCCTTTTAATTTTTGGACAGTTTCAGTTTTCCTTTGGATTTTTGATAGAAATACTACGATAGGAGTTAAAAACAATTCTGAATTAATAGAATTATATGTTCAAGAATTATTAGGTAGGAAAGAGCTAGCTGAAAATGCTAACTCAAGGTTTTCATATCCAATGTATAAGAAATTACTGTCATTTTTAGCGTTTAAATTATATTCCGATTTTGCTCACCAAGTGTATGCCGCATCATATGAATCTATTTTTAGCATTGTTCGTTCATTTCTTGAAAAAAGTAAGAGAAGAGGATCTGCTCTTCCTGAGGATGTTTTAGATTATATAAAAGAAAAAGGGATTTTAAAAAGAACTGAAGATGGATTGTATTCTTTTCGGCTGAATGGAGTCTTTGAATATTTTCTAGCTACTCAAATGCTTTATGATAAAAACTTTTTAAAGGAAGTAATCAAAAAGAACGATATATACCTTTCTTATAAAAACGAATTGGAACTTTACTCTGGTTTTGAAAAGGATGAAAAGCTAAATGAGAAGTTTTTAAAAAAAATATATAAAAAGACAAAAAAATATTGTGAGAAATTTAGAATGAATTATTTGCAAAAAGGATCTGTAGATGATTTATTTAAAGCTGAATTCAAAGAAAGCAATGAGTTGACAACGTTGACTTCAAAAGTAGATGCCCAAAATTTAACACCTCTTACTTATGAAGAAAAAGATGAATTAATTGATAAATTAGAATTTAAGCATGAAGATCCAGAGGAAATTTTAGCGAGCGATGTAGTTATAAAGAAGAAATTTGATTCAGAAGCAAAGGAACATGAGAAAGTTGAAACATATTTATTCATACTCGGAAGAGTATTTAGAAATATTGAAGTAGAAGAAAATGATGAAAAATTAATAGACAATGAAATATTTACATTTTTTATTGATACAGTATGTATTTGGGGGTTTCAACTAATGGAATCATTTTCAGAAATCCCACAAGAAATTATAGAGTCTAAGGATAGAGAAAGACCTAAACTTGCTCTTCATTTAATACGAATTTTAAAAGGATTTATACCTTTGGTAATACAAGGGTTTACTTATGACACAATTGGACATATAACGTTAGAAAAAATTATACAAGAAAAAATTGCTGAATTAGAATTAGATAGTAGTAACAATCAAATGAAATTATTTATTTTATATTTTTTGTTGATAGATATTGATATCAATACTCATTATAAAAATATAGATGCACTGATTAGTATTTTAAAGATAAATACTTTGAAATCAGCAACAATAATCAAAATGCTTTCATATTTAATGCTAAAAGCTCAAGGAAATATAAAATTAGTAGAATATTTAAAGAATAGACTTAGAAATTACCAAATACAAATTAATCCAAACGTAAGCCATAATGAAATAGACAAGCAATTAAAAGCTATAGACAAAACTTTACAAGTGAAAAAAGAAATATACAAATAA